The bacterium BMS3Abin14 genome includes the window AGAACCTTGCCCCGCATGTCGGTGGAAGAAACTTTCTTCCCATCGACGGTAACCCCGGAAAAGTTTTTCAAGGGCTTGCCCACCGGGTCCTCACCGATGACGATCTCCGCCATTTTTTTCCTCTTAATATCCTCACCCGGATCGGCGTTGAGAATACCAGCTGCCGTCATCTGGAAAAAAACCGCCAGAAGCAGAAAACTGACTATAGGACTCCATGAACCACGGAGGAGACTTCTCAATTGTTTCCAACCTTCATGTTCGACGACCTCGTAAAGGACAAACCTTTTCACCACTGGAAATACGCGGAGAGAATCCCAAACCTTCCTCCCCCTTGAGGGGGGAGGACCAAAGGTGGGGGTGAAAGAGCTGCTCACCGCTAAAAAACCAATTCAACACAGGGTTGGTTACACAGGGCTTAAACCCAATCCCTCCTCTGTGCCCTCTGTGGCTCTGTGGTGGAATATCACGCTTTAGTGCCAAACGGCTACGCTGTAGTGAAATAATGTAAGTTACTACGCAGGCGGTAGTTTTGCGTTACAAAAAATGCGGGCCTAAGCCCGCATTTTCCCCAGTCTATTCGGCCAGGAGCTTTTCGATGAGCGCGATATACTCACCCTCGATCTCCGGGGTGTACCCCTCGTGGCGGAACCGAACGGTTCCATCTCTGGCAACGATAATCGTCAGGGGCGCCGCCATCATCTGGAAAGCATCGACCACCTTGAACTCGGGATCAACGATCACGGGATAGGTAAACTTCACCGGAAGCTGCGGCATGAATTTCTTGAGGGTCTTTCCGTCAACCCCATCTGTGTTGACGCCCAATATCACAAGGCCTTTGCTTCCGTACTTGTTGTTCAGCCGCTCGAGGAAAGGTATTTCCTCGATGCAGTTCTGACAGCGCAGCCCCCAGAAATTCACCAGGACCACCGATTTTCCCTGGTAGCCGGCAAGGCTCGTGCTGCCACCATCGATGTCCGTAAAAGTTGCGGAAGGGGCCTTGGGGAAACTGGATTCCTTAACCACGCCCGTTGAACCCGCGCATCCGGCTGCAACGACAGATAAGCCCAACAATCCAATGAGAGCCGCACACCTGATTCCCGCTCGATACCTTCCCATCATCCCTCCTTATAAAGATCCATCAGCTCGTGAAATATTTACCCAGCGACGCTCCTTTTTAAGCTAAACGGAGGGTTAGTGTCAATAAAATCATGGAACTCCCATCACTTCCACG containing:
- the resA_11 gene encoding thiol-disulfide oxidoreductase ResA, coding for MGRYRAGIRCAALIGLLGLSVVAAGCAGSTGVVKESSFPKAPSATFTDIDGGSTSLAGYQGKSVVLVNFWGLRCQNCIEEIPFLERLNNKYGSKGLVILGVNTDGVDGKTLKKFMPQLPVKFTYPVIVDPEFKVVDAFQMMAAPLTIIVARDGTVRFRHEGYTPEIEGEYIALIEKLLAE